Below is a window of Pseudomonadota bacterium DNA.
CCGTATTTCATCCTCCTTGTCGAAAAATTCTGACAACTTTTTGAAAGAAAAACCAAGATTGGCTAAATTGCCTCTCATCCCAGTGAAATTTTCAAGACAGAAATGTTTTACCGTTTTTTCACTATAGTTGTTATGTGTTATAACCAAAAGATTTTTAAACGATTCAAAATCGTACCAATGTAAAAAATTCAATTCCTTAATTGGGAGAGAAACTATTTTTTCAGAGAGTTTTTCATCATTTAGATAAAATGCGACCCCCGGATTGACTTGAATATATCTGTTAATACTTTTTTTAATTGTGTCAATGTCCAGTTCCAGTCCGTCGATGTATACCCCGTTTTCAAAGTATGTATCTTCAATTGATTTTTTAAAGGCGCCGTTTATTAGCTTTGAGTCTATCAATACTTTTTTTGGCGTATAGGTTATCTTTTTTTTATTAAGGACAAAAAATAAATTAAGATTCCTAAGGTATGAGACACCAATCAAACACTTTATGGCATTTCCTAAAGCCCCCCTGCTTACATGCCTGTAATGCCGCTTGCTCGACACATAATAAGAAAAATCATAGATACTATCCAAGTCTTGTTCAGGGATGCCATTGCCACTGTCGCATACCCCCCAAAGATTATTTCGATAAACTATCTTTATTTCTTTATTAGAAGTATTTTTCAAGGTGTCGAGCGAATTATCGATCGGCTCCTTTATGAACATTTCGACCCATTTATATTTTGATATGCCAGTCACCATCACCAAACCGTCTTCTGTGAAATATTCGCTCGCTCGAGGATCTTTTAAAATATTGCTCATTTTATACCTCCTGAATTATATTCCTACTTAATATATACTTAATATAATAAGTTGTCAAGAAAATTTTATGCAACTATTTTGATGCAATATTAAATATTAAAATGTACTTTACAATTTATTAGGAATCGAATATTATATAATTACTTATTATATTAAGTTGGAGGTTAGCAATGAATTACAAGAAAAAAGGTTACTCTCCCTTAACCCTCAATGCATTATTTAAATTTGCCAGGGAACTGCAAAACATAAAGCAAGGTGAAATATCTAAAAACGCGAATATTACCTCTTCAGCCATTTCCATGTTTGAGCATGGTACGACTAATTTCAAAGAAGAGACCATCGAAAATATTGCTCATTGCCTGAATATATCTTCTGATTATGCTAAATCGATGATAGGAAATCCCTTCAAGTCCGAAAAATTGATTAAAATGTTTGTTCAGGAATCATTCTTAGGAAGGGTGGATTATTCAATATTTGAACTTTTTTTGGATTTTAACGATAAATTACAATTTCTATTTCTTATTCCTGAGTTCTCTATAGGTAAAATACTGAAAGCAAAAACTATAGAGCTGTCGATATATGCAATTGCAATGAAAGATTCAGACAATAATATCTTCATTTTCAGGCGAAGACCGAAGATTAGCTTCTTTGTTGGCGAAAAAGGCTTTCAAACTACAATGAACAAAAAAGCCAAAAAAGAAAAAAAAGATATTGATTTTAAAACCATTGATATAGAAAAACCTATTTTTTACAAGATATTATCATGGTCAATCGAGAGGGAAGATGTAGAAAATTTGTTTGGCAATAAATCTGAATCAATAGATGAAAAAATGATTCATGACGAAGGTAGAATAAGGTTGCTCAATATGGTAGCAGAAATGGGAATTTCACCAGATAAAGCCATTGAGTTACTCTCAAAAATGGACAAAATAAACAGCAAAAAATAATTATCACATCTCCTAACTACTAAATACAGTGGTTTTTGTAAGGTTTTGTTTATGTCAGACAGGGGCACCTGTCTGCCGCCAGGCAGGCAAGAAAGCAAATG
It encodes the following:
- a CDS encoding helix-turn-helix transcriptional regulator — protein: MNYKKKGYSPLTLNALFKFARELQNIKQGEISKNANITSSAISMFEHGTTNFKEETIENIAHCLNISSDYAKSMIGNPFKSEKLIKMFVQESFLGRVDYSIFELFLDFNDKLQFLFLIPEFSIGKILKAKTIELSIYAIAMKDSDNNIFIFRRRPKISFFVGEKGFQTTMNKKAKKEKKDIDFKTIDIEKPIFYKILSWSIEREDVENLFGNKSESIDEKMIHDEGRIRLLNMVAEMGISPDKAIELLSKMDKINSKK